In Streptomyces sp. RFCAC02, the following proteins share a genomic window:
- a CDS encoding prolyl oligopeptidase family serine peptidase, giving the protein MTDSTSATPEQERPDWEKRFRAARVSLPRWAEDAPDRSLFVSNATGTFELYAWDRATGEQRRATDRPNGTVHGTLSPDGAWLWWFRDSDGDEFGTWVRQPFHGGADEPAVPGLPPAYSAGLALGRDGTVVVGRMTEEDGTTIHVVPAGGGDPVEIYRHRQSGGVGDLSHDGTLLAIEHTEHGDAMHSAIRVTRLDGTPVAELDDTAGGTEELGLTVLGFAPVDGDPRLLVGHQRRGRWEPLVWNPLTGEEQELDLGLPGDIAAEWYPDGSGLLVSHSYRARDELWRHDGATGATERIDTPPGTIMGASARPDGSVEYLWSSAAEPPVVRSTAGGRVLQPPGPRAPRSVPVTDAWVEGPGGTVHALVQRPAGGEGPFPTVFDIHGGPTAHDSDAFAAGPAAWLDHGFAVVRVNYRGSTGYGRAWTDALKHRVGLIELEDIAAVRDWAVDSGLADPERLVLTGGSWGGYLTLLGVGTQPEAWAVGVAAVPVADYVAAYEDEMEALKALDRTLFGGAPDEVPDRWAASSPIGYVDDVKAPVYISAGLNDPRCPIRQIENYVERLAARGAVHEVYRYDAGHGSLVVEERIKQVAQEIRFARAHLPGSAGAAPE; this is encoded by the coding sequence ATGACCGACTCCACATCCGCCACACCCGAGCAGGAGCGCCCCGACTGGGAGAAGCGCTTCCGCGCCGCCCGCGTGTCCCTGCCCCGCTGGGCCGAGGACGCGCCCGACCGGTCGCTGTTCGTCTCCAACGCGACCGGCACGTTCGAGCTGTACGCCTGGGACCGCGCGACCGGCGAGCAGCGCCGCGCCACCGACCGGCCGAACGGCACGGTGCACGGCACCCTCAGCCCGGACGGCGCGTGGCTGTGGTGGTTCCGGGACAGTGACGGCGACGAGTTCGGCACCTGGGTGCGCCAGCCGTTCCACGGCGGCGCGGACGAGCCCGCCGTGCCGGGCCTGCCCCCCGCGTACTCCGCCGGCCTCGCGCTCGGCCGTGACGGCACGGTCGTCGTCGGCCGCATGACCGAGGAGGACGGCACGACGATCCACGTCGTACCCGCCGGCGGCGGCGACCCCGTGGAGATCTACCGGCACCGCCAGTCCGGCGGCGTCGGCGACCTCAGCCACGACGGGACGCTGCTCGCGATCGAGCACACCGAGCACGGTGACGCCATGCACTCGGCGATCCGCGTGACCCGTCTCGACGGCACCCCCGTCGCCGAGCTGGACGACACGGCCGGCGGCACCGAGGAACTCGGCCTCACCGTCCTCGGGTTCGCGCCCGTCGACGGCGACCCCCGGCTCCTCGTCGGCCACCAGCGGCGCGGCCGGTGGGAGCCGCTCGTCTGGAACCCGCTGACGGGCGAGGAGCAGGAGCTGGACCTCGGCCTGCCCGGCGACATCGCCGCCGAGTGGTACCCCGACGGCAGCGGTCTGCTCGTCTCGCACAGCTACCGCGCCCGCGACGAGCTGTGGCGTCACGACGGGGCGACGGGCGCCACCGAGCGGATCGACACGCCGCCCGGCACGATCATGGGCGCGTCGGCCCGCCCCGACGGCTCGGTCGAGTACCTGTGGTCCTCGGCCGCCGAGCCGCCGGTCGTACGGTCCACCGCGGGCGGCCGGGTCCTTCAGCCGCCGGGGCCGCGGGCGCCGCGTTCCGTGCCGGTCACGGACGCGTGGGTGGAGGGTCCCGGCGGGACGGTGCACGCCCTGGTGCAGCGGCCGGCCGGGGGCGAGGGGCCGTTCCCGACCGTCTTCGACATCCACGGCGGGCCGACCGCCCACGACAGCGACGCGTTCGCGGCCGGCCCCGCGGCCTGGCTCGACCACGGCTTCGCCGTCGTGCGGGTCAACTACCGCGGCTCGACGGGGTACGGGCGGGCCTGGACCGACGCGCTGAAGCACCGGGTCGGTCTGATCGAGCTGGAGGACATCGCCGCCGTCCGCGACTGGGCGGTGGACAGCGGCCTGGCCGATCCGGAGCGTCTGGTCCTCACCGGCGGTTCGTGGGGCGGCTACCTCACGCTCCTCGGCGTCGGCACCCAGCCGGAGGCGTGGGCGGTCGGCGTGGCGGCCGTGCCGGTCGCGGACTACGTCGCGGCGTACGAGGACGAGATGGAGGCGCTGAAGGCCCTGGACCGCACGCTCTTCGGCGGCGCGCCCGACGAGGTGCCGGACCGCTGGGCCGCGTCGTCGCCGATCGGCTACGTGGACGACGTGAAGGCCCCCGTGTACATCTCGGCCGGCCTCAACGACCCGCGCTGCCCGATCCGGCAGATCGAGAACTACGTCGAACGGCTCGCCGCCCGGGGCGCGGTGCACGAGGTGTACCGGTACGACGCGGGGCACGGCTCGCTCGTCGTGGAGGAGCGGATCAAGCAGGTGGCGCAGGAGATCCGCTTCGCGCGAGCGCACCTTCCTGGCTCGGCCGGGGCTGCTCCGGAATGA
- a CDS encoding FHA domain-containing protein has translation MNGGPFPYERYLTPVPEQADALVDLSDVVRDARLGRHGARSLDRLRLVIEALGDRLRDQWVTVHAIADPRLRTRRTEFPDRTEPDLLARLIRDGLVAELPDAREALLDIAGMTGLPVIGRDSYDDLRGGHPWVQGNTAQFLMPRPAPARTVRLTARDMGVHAADRAPRPRRPLVDVVARHWRCPERTCSLYDRRRGEAVQLPRVRGGEPQCEWHGLPLADDGPRPGVAGLRLRCGPDAVHRLALDAGTTVVLGRAPGPALDGERTIAIDRCIADGGSPPDAGGRRVSRRHLEIRVGADALRLRNLSRHGTRLWRPGPGAGTWSALPDDRPAVLHTRDIAELAPGVTLARTGRRLPAEIAAAWREAAAEAERRGGGGALTGPPP, from the coding sequence GTGAACGGCGGCCCGTTCCCCTACGAGCGGTACCTGACGCCCGTCCCCGAGCAGGCCGACGCGCTCGTCGACCTCTCGGACGTCGTCCGCGACGCCCGCCTCGGCCGCCACGGCGCCCGCTCCCTCGACCGGCTCCGCCTGGTCATCGAGGCGCTCGGCGACCGGCTGCGCGACCAGTGGGTCACCGTGCACGCGATCGCCGACCCGCGCCTGCGCACCCGCCGCACCGAGTTCCCCGACCGCACGGAGCCCGACCTCCTCGCCCGGCTGATACGCGACGGGCTCGTCGCCGAGCTGCCCGACGCCCGCGAGGCGCTGCTCGACATCGCCGGCATGACCGGCCTGCCCGTCATCGGCCGCGACTCCTACGACGACCTCCGCGGCGGCCACCCCTGGGTGCAGGGCAACACCGCCCAGTTCCTCATGCCGCGCCCCGCGCCCGCGCGTACCGTCCGGCTGACGGCGCGCGACATGGGCGTGCACGCCGCCGATCGCGCGCCCCGGCCCCGCCGGCCGCTCGTCGACGTGGTGGCGCGGCACTGGCGGTGCCCGGAGCGGACGTGCTCGCTGTACGACCGGCGGCGCGGGGAGGCCGTCCAGCTCCCCCGGGTGCGCGGCGGCGAACCGCAGTGCGAGTGGCACGGTCTGCCGCTCGCCGACGACGGCCCGCGGCCCGGTGTCGCGGGGCTGAGGCTGCGCTGCGGCCCCGACGCGGTGCACCGGCTCGCGCTCGACGCCGGGACGACCGTCGTCCTCGGCCGCGCGCCGGGTCCCGCCCTGGACGGGGAGCGGACCATCGCCATCGACCGCTGCATCGCCGATGGCGGCTCCCCGCCCGACGCCGGGGGCCGCCGCGTGAGCCGCAGACACCTGGAGATCCGGGTCGGCGCCGACGCCCTCCGGCTGCGGAACCTCAGCAGGCACGGCACCCGCCTGTGGCGTCCAGGACCCGGCGCCGGGACATGGTCGGCGCTGCCCGACGACCGGCCCGCCGTCCTGCACACCCGTGACATCGCCGAACTCGCGCCGGGCGTCACCCTCGCCCGCACCGGGCGCCGGCTCCCCGCGGAGATCGCGGCGGCCTGGCGCGAGGCCGCGGCGGAGGCCGAACGCCGGGGCGGCGGGGGCGCCCTCACCGGTCCGCCGCCGTGA
- a CDS encoding RidA family protein, with product MSTVEDRLAGLGLVLPPVVPPVAAYVPAVRTGRHVYTSGQVPLVDGALRYAGKVGAEVTPEQAYESARVCALNALAAVKSVAGDLDRVARVVKVLGFVASAPGFTGQPQVVNGASELLGEVFGDAGVHARSAVGVAVLPLDAPVEVEIQVELAGD from the coding sequence GTGAGCACGGTCGAGGACCGGCTGGCGGGGCTCGGGCTCGTGCTGCCGCCGGTCGTGCCGCCGGTCGCGGCGTACGTGCCGGCGGTGCGCACCGGGCGCCATGTGTACACCTCGGGGCAGGTGCCGCTCGTCGACGGAGCGCTGCGGTACGCCGGCAAGGTCGGCGCCGAGGTCACCCCTGAACAGGCGTACGAGTCGGCGCGTGTCTGCGCGTTGAACGCGCTGGCCGCCGTCAAGTCGGTCGCCGGCGACCTCGACCGGGTCGCGCGGGTGGTGAAGGTGCTCGGCTTCGTGGCGTCGGCGCCCGGGTTCACGGGCCAGCCGCAGGTGGTGAACGGCGCCAGCGAGCTGCTCGGCGAGGTCTTCGGCGACGCCGGCGTGCACGCCCGCAGCGCGGTCGGGGTCGCGGTGCTCCCGCTGGACGCGCCCGTCGAGGTCGAGATCCAGGTCGAGCTGGCCGGGGACTGA
- a CDS encoding DUF4177 domain-containing protein yields the protein MTKWEYVTVPLLVHTTKQILDNWGEDGWELVQVIPGPNPEQLVAYFKRPKGGQA from the coding sequence ATGACGAAGTGGGAATACGTGACGGTGCCGCTCCTGGTGCACACGACCAAGCAGATCCTGGACAACTGGGGCGAGGACGGCTGGGAGTTGGTCCAGGTCATCCCCGGGCCGAACCCCGAGCAGCTCGTGGCGTACTTCAAGCGGCCCAAGGGCGGCCAGGCGTGA
- a CDS encoding ArsA-related P-loop ATPase has product MPGRPPYVPPPRASGPRRRLAGVTPARRLHVVSGKGGTGKTTVAAALALALADEGRRTLLVEVEGRQGIAQVFETEALPYEERRIAIGPGGGEVFALAIDAERALLDYLSMFYKLGGAGRALRRIGAIDFATTIAPGLRDVLLTGKACEASRRRGQDGRYVYDAVVMDAPPTGRITRFLGVHHEVAGLARVGPVHHQAQAVMRVLTSPETAVHLVTLLEEMPVQETVDGIAELRAAGLPTGTVVVNMVRPPLLARPPAPDAEPAALAAALARAGLPEAERIAGPLLAEGHAYAARLALEAEGRAALTGPGLPVRDLPLLGDGVDIAGLYRLARLLRDHEW; this is encoded by the coding sequence ATGCCGGGCCGGCCGCCGTACGTCCCCCCGCCCCGCGCGTCCGGGCCGCGCCGTAGGCTCGCCGGTGTGACTCCAGCGCGCAGACTGCACGTGGTCAGCGGCAAGGGCGGCACCGGCAAGACGACCGTCGCCGCGGCGCTCGCGCTCGCCCTCGCCGACGAGGGGCGGCGCACGCTGCTGGTCGAGGTCGAGGGCCGCCAGGGCATCGCCCAGGTCTTCGAGACCGAGGCCCTGCCCTACGAGGAACGCCGCATCGCGATCGGCCCCGGCGGCGGCGAGGTCTTCGCCCTCGCCATCGACGCCGAACGCGCCCTGCTCGACTACCTCAGCATGTTCTACAAGCTCGGCGGCGCGGGGCGGGCACTGCGCCGCATCGGCGCCATCGACTTCGCCACGACCATCGCCCCCGGACTCCGCGACGTCCTGCTGACCGGCAAGGCGTGCGAGGCGTCCCGCCGCCGCGGCCAGGACGGCCGGTACGTCTACGACGCCGTCGTCATGGACGCGCCGCCCACCGGGCGCATCACCCGTTTCCTCGGCGTCCACCACGAGGTCGCGGGACTGGCCCGCGTCGGCCCCGTCCACCACCAGGCCCAGGCCGTCATGCGGGTCCTCACCTCCCCGGAAACGGCGGTGCACCTCGTGACGCTCCTGGAGGAGATGCCGGTCCAGGAGACGGTCGACGGCATCGCCGAACTCCGCGCCGCCGGCCTGCCGACCGGCACCGTCGTCGTCAACATGGTCCGGCCGCCGCTGCTCGCCCGGCCGCCGGCACCGGACGCCGAGCCGGCCGCCCTCGCCGCCGCCCTCGCCCGCGCGGGCCTCCCCGAAGCCGAACGGATCGCCGGCCCCCTCCTCGCCGAGGGACACGCGTACGCGGCACGGCTCGCCCTGGAGGCCGAGGGCCGCGCCGCGCTCACCGGCCCCGGCCTGCCCGTCCGGGACCTGCCGCTGCTCGGCGACGGCGTCGACATCGCCGGCCTGTACCGCCTGGCCCGCCTGCTCCGCGACCACGAATGGTGA
- a CDS encoding ArsA-related P-loop ATPase, producing the protein MSPHPSSHAAPHDVPALAVDPLLDDPGTRIVVCCGSGGVGKTTTAAALALRAAERGRRVVVLTIDPARRLAQSLGLTELDNVPRAVPGTARGAGGELFAMMLDMKRTFDEIVEAHAEPERARAILANPFYQSLSAGFAGTQEYMAMEKLGQLAARGEWDLIVVDTPPSRSALDFLDAPQRLGSFLDGRLIRVLAAPARAGGRAGRKVMSLGMAGLGMVTGALGTVMGTGLLRDVQTFVAAMDTMFGGFRTRADATYRLLQAPGTAFLVVAAPERDALREAAYFVERLAADRMPLAGLILNRVHRTAVPGLGAERATAAAETLEHLPGAASVPPTGTEKIPQSGIVDHRTGDADPWDGPAQAPDALAAALLRVHAEGMRRLARQQRVRARFTSLHPTVPVAEITALPGDVHDLTGLRTIGDLLALPPAPAA; encoded by the coding sequence ATGAGCCCGCACCCGTCATCCCACGCCGCACCGCACGACGTCCCCGCGCTCGCCGTCGACCCGCTGCTCGACGACCCGGGGACCCGCATCGTCGTCTGCTGCGGCTCGGGCGGCGTCGGCAAGACGACCACCGCCGCCGCGCTCGCCCTGCGCGCCGCCGAACGCGGCCGCCGCGTCGTCGTCCTCACCATCGACCCGGCCCGCCGCCTCGCCCAGTCCCTGGGGCTCACGGAGCTGGACAACGTGCCCAGGGCCGTGCCCGGCACCGCGCGCGGGGCCGGCGGCGAACTGTTCGCCATGATGCTGGACATGAAGCGCACCTTCGACGAGATCGTCGAGGCGCACGCGGAGCCCGAGCGTGCCCGCGCGATCCTGGCGAACCCCTTCTACCAGTCGCTCTCCGCCGGTTTCGCCGGCACGCAGGAGTACATGGCGATGGAGAAGCTGGGCCAGCTCGCCGCCCGCGGCGAGTGGGACCTCATCGTCGTCGACACGCCCCCCAGCCGGTCCGCCCTCGACTTCCTCGACGCGCCGCAGCGCCTCGGCTCGTTCCTCGACGGCCGGCTCATCCGCGTCCTGGCGGCCCCGGCGCGGGCTGGCGGCCGGGCCGGCCGGAAGGTGATGAGCCTCGGCATGGCCGGGCTCGGCATGGTCACCGGCGCGCTCGGCACCGTCATGGGCACCGGGCTGCTGCGGGACGTGCAGACGTTCGTGGCGGCGATGGACACGATGTTCGGCGGGTTCAGGACGCGCGCGGACGCCACGTACCGGCTGCTCCAGGCGCCGGGGACGGCGTTCCTCGTCGTCGCCGCGCCCGAGCGGGACGCGCTGCGCGAGGCCGCCTACTTCGTGGAACGCCTCGCCGCCGACCGCATGCCGCTGGCCGGGCTCATCCTCAACAGGGTGCACAGGACGGCCGTGCCGGGGCTGGGCGCGGAACGGGCCACGGCCGCGGCGGAGACGCTGGAGCACCTTCCGGGCGCCGCGTCCGTCCCCCCGACCGGTACGGAAAAAATCCCGCAGTCCGGCATTGTCGATCATCGGACCGGGGATGCTGACCCCTGGGACGGCCCCGCGCAGGCCCCCGACGCGCTCGCCGCCGCCCTGCTCCGTGTGCACGCCGAGGGCATGCGCCGCCTCGCGCGCCAGCAGCGCGTCCGCGCGCGTTTCACCTCGCTCCACCCCACGGTGCCGGTCGCCGAGATCACCGCGCTGCCCGGCGACGTGCACGACCTCACCGGTCTGCGCACGATCGGCGACCTGCTGGCCCTCCCCCCGGCGCCCGCCGCATGA